One window of the Salvelinus alpinus chromosome 13, SLU_Salpinus.1, whole genome shotgun sequence genome contains the following:
- the LOC139537787 gene encoding septin-8-A isoform X3, translating to MAATDVDIFSNEEKRNLSLGGHVGFDSLPDQLVSKSVTQGFCFNILCVGETGIGKSTLMNTLFNTMFENEEASHYQNGVCMRPRTYDLQESNVHLKLTIVDTVGFGDQINKEESYKPIVDYIDTQFENYLQEELKIKRSLFNYHDGRVHICLYFIAPTGHSLKSLDLVTMKKLDSKVNIIPIIAKADTISKSELHKFKIKIMSELVSNGVQIYQFPTDDHAVTEINSSMNAHLPFAVVGSVEEVKVGNKTVRARQYPWGVVQVENESHCDFVKLREMLIRVNMEDLREQTHARHYELYRRCKLEEMGFTDTDPDCQPFSLQETYEAKRKEFMGDLQKKEEEMRQMFVNKVKETEAELKEKERELHNKFEQLKHMHQEEKRKVEEKRRDLEDEMNAFNRRKVAAETLSLAQPLKKDKDKKN from the exons AATGAAGAAAAGCGTAATCTCAGTTTGGGTGGCCATGTTGGTTTTGACAGCCTTCCCGATCAGTTGGTCAGTAAATCAGTGACACAGGGTTTCTGCTTCAATATCCTCTGTGTAG GGGAAACGGGTATTGGCAAGTCGACGTTAATGAATACGCTTTTTAACACAATGTTTGAGAATGAGGAGGCCAGCCACTACCAGAATGGCGTGTGTATGCGGCCCAGAACATATGACCTTCAGGAGAGCAACGTCCACCTCAAGCTGACTATTGTGGACACTGTGGGGTTTGGGGACCAGATCAACAAAGAGGAGAG tTATAAACCGATAGTGGACTATATCGACACACAGTTTGAAAACTACCTCCAGGAAGAGCTGAAAATCAAGCGCTCCCTCTTCAACTACCACGACGGGAGGGTCCACATCTGTCTGTACTTCATTGCTCCCACGGGGCATTCGCTGAAGTCTTTGGATTTAGTTACCATGAAGAAACTGGACAGCAAG GTGAATATAATCCCCATCATCGCTAAAGCCGATACAATCTCCAAGAGCGAGCTCCATAAATTCAAGATTAAAATCATGAGTGAGCTGGTGAGCAACGGAGTGCAGATCTATCAGTTCCCCACAGATGACCACGCAGTCACAGAGATCAACTCCTCCATGAAT GCTCACCTCCCCTTCGCTGTGGTGGGGAGCGTCGAGGAGGTTAAAGTGGGAAACAAAACGGTGAGGGCCAGGCAGTACCCCTGGGGAGTAGTACAAG TGGAGAACGAGAGCCACTGTGACTTTGTGAAGCTGCGTGAGATGCTGATCAGGGTGAACATGGAAGATCTGAGAGAGCAGACTCACGCCAGACACTACGAGCTCTACCGCCGCTGCAAACTGGAGGAGATGGGATTCACAGATACAGACCCTGACTGTCAGCCATTCAG TCTCCAGGAGACCTATGAGGCCAAGAGGAAAGAGTTCATGGGAGACCtgcagaagaaagaggaggagatgcgACAGATGTTTGTCAACAAAGTGAAGGAGACTGAGGCAGAgctgaaagagaaggagagagag TTACACAACAAGTTTGAGCAGCTGAAGCACATGCaccaggaggagaagaggaaggtgGAGGAGAAGAGGCGAGACCTGGAGGATGAAATGAACGCCTTCAACCGCAGGAAGGTGGCAGCTGAGACATTGTCCTTAGCCCAGCCACTTAAGAAGGACAAGGACAAAAAAAA